Proteins encoded within one genomic window of Variovorax sp. OAS795:
- a CDS encoding L-dopachrome tautomerase-related protein produces the protein MFNRSFRIAAFALAALVTGTHAAHAAEGLPLERWRSYAGVSWAASEGGADPAPFAGSVGAPIAGIHFDAQGQAYVSTPRLISAAAPATLSRLDLSARNGPARLTAFPSPAGNATIAASEQTLRNVLGFHVDRRNGWLWALDMGFIAGESEAPVGAQKVLVLDLKTGRTVKRIPLDGVADRKGSFLNDIAVDERRRVAYISDSGMRSAPNNMVGVIVLDFVSGQARRVLDRHPALQIERGAKVVSHGAEVWASNPLLIGINGIALSPDGRTLYWTVTTGTRAHAIPTAILRQADASEAQVTAAVRDLGPVGGNTDGIVTDAKGALYITDVTRNGIVKYDPRTNTMSLIASDDGVHWPDTPALLPGGDLVFTSSALNVHFAGAVKSGAERYDLWRLPLGARKASTR, from the coding sequence ATGTTCAATCGCTCCTTCCGCATCGCCGCCTTCGCACTGGCGGCCCTCGTCACCGGCACGCACGCCGCCCACGCGGCCGAAGGCCTGCCGCTCGAACGCTGGCGCAGCTATGCCGGCGTCAGTTGGGCCGCCTCGGAGGGCGGCGCCGATCCGGCACCCTTCGCAGGCTCGGTCGGCGCGCCGATCGCCGGCATCCACTTCGACGCCCAGGGCCAAGCCTATGTGAGCACGCCGCGCTTGATTTCAGCCGCCGCGCCGGCGACCCTCAGCCGACTGGACCTGAGCGCGCGCAACGGCCCGGCGCGGCTCACCGCCTTCCCTTCGCCGGCGGGCAACGCCACGATCGCGGCATCGGAACAGACGCTGCGCAACGTGCTCGGCTTCCACGTCGACCGTCGCAACGGCTGGCTCTGGGCGCTCGACATGGGCTTCATCGCCGGTGAATCGGAGGCCCCGGTCGGCGCCCAGAAGGTGCTGGTGCTCGACCTTAAGACCGGCCGCACGGTCAAGCGCATTCCACTCGACGGCGTGGCCGACCGCAAGGGCAGCTTCCTCAATGACATCGCGGTTGACGAGCGCCGCCGCGTGGCCTACATCTCCGACAGCGGCATGCGCAGCGCGCCGAACAACATGGTCGGCGTGATCGTGCTGGACTTCGTCTCGGGCCAGGCCCGGCGCGTGTTGGACCGGCATCCAGCGCTGCAGATCGAGCGCGGGGCGAAGGTCGTCTCGCACGGCGCCGAAGTCTGGGCCAGCAACCCGCTGCTGATAGGCATCAACGGCATCGCGCTGTCACCCGATGGCCGCACGCTGTACTGGACCGTGACCACGGGCACCCGCGCCCATGCGATCCCGACCGCGATCCTGCGCCAGGCCGATGCGAGCGAGGCGCAGGTCACAGCGGCCGTCCGCGACCTGGGCCCGGTGGGCGGCAACACCGACGGCATCGTCACCGACGCGAAGGGGGCGCTCTACATCACCGACGTCACGCGCAACGGCATCGTGAAGTACGACCCGCGCACGAACACGATGTCGCTGATCGCTTCGGACGACGGCGTGCACTGGCCGGACACGCCTGCCCTCCTGCCGGGCGGCGACCTGGTCTTCACCTCCAGCGCGTTGAACGTCCATTTCGCCGGCGCCGTGAAGAGCGGCGCGGAGCGCTACGACCTGTGGCGGCTTCCGCTCGGCGCCCGCAAGGCATCGACCCGCTGA
- a CDS encoding LysR family transcriptional regulator codes for MSRRFDHLGDVETFVTVVEKGSMTAGAVALATTPSVLSRAISRLEARLGVQLLRRTTRRLSLTEEGRLYLEQSRAAFALIDDAERAMQGQGDELTGSVRLSVPTTYAHHRLPALLQPFVLRHPQVRVELNITNRNVDLVAEGYDLAIRMGPLPDSGLVGRKLEDAPMCLLAAPDYIARAGMPDRIGDLTRHACLPFVMPSTGRVAPWIFHEDGHDVDWTPHGSLQVSDDVLGVVSLALSGLGICQTYDFIARPLFAQGRAVEVLVPMRGRARPFSVIYAPHRRLSSASRALIDSLVGA; via the coding sequence ATGAGCCGCCGATTCGATCACCTGGGGGATGTGGAGACCTTCGTCACCGTGGTCGAAAAGGGCTCGATGACGGCCGGCGCCGTGGCGCTGGCGACGACGCCCTCGGTGCTCAGCCGCGCGATCTCGCGGCTGGAGGCGCGGCTGGGCGTGCAGCTGCTGCGCCGCACGACGCGGCGCCTGAGCCTCACGGAGGAGGGCCGGCTTTACCTGGAGCAATCACGTGCGGCCTTCGCGCTCATCGACGATGCCGAGCGCGCGATGCAGGGGCAGGGCGACGAGCTGACAGGCAGCGTGCGCCTGAGCGTGCCCACGACCTACGCGCATCACCGCCTGCCGGCGCTGCTGCAGCCCTTTGTCCTTCGGCACCCGCAGGTGCGCGTCGAACTGAACATCACCAATCGCAACGTGGACCTCGTGGCCGAGGGCTACGACCTCGCGATCCGCATGGGCCCATTGCCCGACAGCGGCCTGGTCGGGCGCAAGCTCGAAGACGCGCCGATGTGCCTGCTAGCCGCGCCGGACTACATCGCGCGCGCAGGCATGCCGGACCGCATCGGCGACCTGACGCGGCATGCCTGTCTGCCCTTCGTGATGCCCAGCACCGGCCGCGTGGCGCCCTGGATTTTTCACGAAGACGGGCACGACGTGGACTGGACGCCGCACGGCAGCCTCCAGGTGTCAGACGACGTGCTCGGCGTGGTCTCGCTCGCCCTGAGCGGGCTGGGCATCTGCCAGACCTACGACTTCATCGCTCGGCCTCTGTTCGCGCAGGGGCGCGCGGTCGAGGTGCTGGTGCCGATGCGCGGGCGCGCGCGGCCGTTTTCCGTGATCTATGCGCCACACAGGCGACTGTCGTCCGCCTCGCGGGCGCTGATCGATTCCTTGGTTGGGGCGTGA
- a CDS encoding SDR family oxidoreductase produces the protein MDLQLQDKTAIVTGATAGIGLAIARTLAAEGVAVTITGRSRDKLEAAVAEIAAAAPGARLSAIVSDQSTADGAAALIAAQPDTDILVNNLGYYEAKPFAEISDDDWLRMLDVNVMSGVRLSRHYFPRMLRKNWGRVIFISSEVGAFTPPDMVHYGVSKSAQLAVSRGLAELTQGTGVTVNSVLPAATRSEGIVDYLRQTAPRAGMSDAEIEAHFFKTYRPSSLIARMIEADEVAAMVALLASPKGAASNGAAVRVEGGTFRSIL, from the coding sequence ATGGATTTACAACTCCAAGATAAGACGGCCATCGTCACCGGCGCCACGGCCGGCATCGGCCTGGCCATCGCCCGCACCCTGGCCGCCGAAGGCGTGGCAGTCACGATCACCGGACGCAGCCGCGACAAGCTCGAGGCCGCCGTGGCGGAGATCGCCGCGGCGGCACCGGGCGCCAGGCTGTCGGCCATCGTGTCCGACCAGAGCACCGCCGACGGCGCCGCCGCACTGATCGCGGCGCAGCCCGACACCGACATCCTCGTCAACAACCTGGGCTACTACGAAGCCAAGCCCTTCGCCGAGATTAGCGACGACGACTGGCTGCGCATGCTCGACGTCAACGTGATGTCGGGCGTGCGGCTGTCGCGCCACTACTTCCCGCGCATGCTGCGGAAGAACTGGGGCCGGGTGATCTTCATCTCGAGCGAGGTCGGTGCGTTCACGCCGCCGGACATGGTGCACTACGGCGTGAGCAAGTCGGCCCAGCTCGCGGTCTCGCGCGGGCTGGCCGAACTGACCCAGGGCACGGGCGTGACGGTCAACAGCGTGCTGCCGGCCGCCACCCGCTCCGAAGGCATCGTGGACTACCTGCGCCAGACCGCGCCGCGTGCCGGCATGAGCGACGCGGAGATCGAAGCCCACTTCTTCAAGACCTACCGCCCCAGCTCGCTGATCGCCCGGATGATCGAAGCCGACGAGGTCGCGGCCATGGTGGCGCTGCTGGCCAGCCCGAAGGGCGCGGCCTCCAACGGCGCGGCCGTGCGCGTCGAGGGCGGCACCTTCCGCTCGATCCTCTGA
- a CDS encoding NAD-dependent succinate-semialdehyde dehydrogenase produces MQGLKDPTLFRQQALIGGIWLDAPETITVRNPATGETIGHVPRMSGAATRQAIEAAEAALPAWAALTAKRRSELLRNWFERMMAAQDDLALILTTEQGKPLAEARGEVAYGASFIEWFAEEARRTYGEVIPSASADTRLVALRQPIGVCAAITPWNFPNAMLARKLGPALAAGCTMVVKPASQTPFSALAMAVLAEQAGIPPGVINIVTGSASEIAGELTGNPQVRKISFTGSTEVGRQLMKQSAPTIKKLSLELGGNAPFIVFDDADLDAAVEGAMVAKFRNNGQTCVCANRILVHDAVYDAFASKLVARVAALRVGNGVAAGVQIGPLIDAKAVQKVEEHIADALAGGAKLAVGGRRLEGNFFEPAVMTGVTSSMLVAREETFGPLAPLIRFADEDEAVRIANDTEFGLASYIYTRSLRRSWRIAERLEFGMVGVNTGLISTAEAPFGGIKQSGLGREGSRHGIDDYMELKYVCIGVA; encoded by the coding sequence ATGCAAGGCCTCAAGGACCCCACGCTGTTCCGCCAGCAAGCACTGATCGGCGGCATCTGGCTCGACGCCCCCGAGACCATCACGGTCCGCAATCCCGCCACGGGGGAGACCATCGGCCACGTGCCGCGCATGTCCGGCGCCGCCACGCGGCAGGCCATCGAGGCCGCCGAAGCCGCGCTGCCAGCCTGGGCCGCGTTGACCGCCAAGCGGCGCTCGGAGCTGCTGCGCAACTGGTTCGAGCGCATGATGGCCGCGCAGGACGACTTGGCGCTGATCCTGACCACGGAGCAGGGCAAGCCGCTGGCCGAGGCTCGCGGCGAAGTCGCCTACGGCGCGAGCTTCATCGAGTGGTTCGCCGAGGAAGCGCGCCGCACCTACGGCGAGGTGATTCCCTCGGCCAGCGCCGACACCCGCTTGGTCGCGCTGCGCCAGCCCATTGGCGTCTGCGCAGCGATCACGCCCTGGAACTTTCCCAACGCCATGCTGGCACGCAAGCTGGGCCCGGCACTGGCCGCGGGATGCACCATGGTGGTCAAGCCCGCCTCGCAGACACCCTTCTCCGCGCTCGCCATGGCCGTGCTGGCCGAACAGGCGGGCATTCCGCCGGGCGTCATCAACATCGTGACCGGCAGCGCCAGCGAGATCGCGGGCGAACTCACGGGCAATCCGCAAGTCCGCAAGATCAGCTTCACAGGCTCGACCGAAGTCGGCCGCCAGCTGATGAAGCAGAGCGCACCCACCATCAAGAAGCTGTCGCTCGAGCTCGGCGGCAATGCGCCCTTCATCGTCTTCGACGACGCCGACCTGGACGCGGCCGTCGAAGGCGCGATGGTCGCCAAATTCCGCAACAACGGCCAGACCTGCGTGTGCGCGAACCGCATCCTCGTGCACGATGCGGTGTACGACGCTTTCGCCTCCAAGCTGGTGGCGCGGGTCGCGGCGCTGCGGGTCGGCAACGGCGTCGCGGCCGGCGTGCAGATCGGGCCGCTGATCGATGCCAAGGCGGTGCAGAAGGTCGAGGAGCACATCGCCGATGCGCTCGCCGGCGGCGCGAAGCTGGCGGTCGGCGGGCGGCGGCTGGAGGGCAACTTCTTCGAGCCGGCCGTGATGACTGGCGTCACGTCCTCGATGCTCGTGGCCCGCGAGGAGACGTTCGGCCCGCTCGCGCCGCTGATCCGCTTCGCCGACGAGGACGAGGCGGTCCGGATTGCGAACGACACCGAGTTCGGGCTGGCCTCGTACATCTACACGCGCAGCCTGCGCCGGAGCTGGCGCATCGCCGAGCGGCTGGAGTTCGGCATGGTCGGCGTGAACACCGGCCTGATCTCGACCGCCGAGGCACCCTTCGGCGGCATCAAGCAATCGGGCCTGGGCCGCGAAGGGTCGCGCCACGGCATCGACGACTACATGGAACTCAAGTATGTCTGCATTGGCGTCGCCTGA
- a CDS encoding type 1 glutamine amidotransferase domain-containing protein, producing MNALHKLAAVATLGLAALGAQAANVLVVLSDADHLDLKDGKVFATGFYLNELMQPVKLLLDAGHQLTFATPQGNAPTVDASSVDKMYFDGDEAALTLHKALLEKLKLTSRTDSPVISLSRVAQIGYARFDAVYVPGGHAPMQDLLTSPALGRLLADFHARNKTTALVCHGPIALLSTLPDAQGFTNRLAAGGTVAQRPDWIYAGYRMTVISNQEEELAKTALQGGTMKFYPQTALQQAGGAYSSNQMPFTANVATDRELITGQNPASAIGVAHEMLKRLQ from the coding sequence ATGAACGCTCTCCACAAACTCGCCGCCGTCGCGACCCTCGGCCTGGCCGCGCTTGGCGCGCAGGCCGCCAACGTGCTGGTCGTGCTGTCGGATGCCGACCATCTCGATCTGAAGGACGGCAAGGTCTTCGCCACCGGCTTCTATCTGAACGAGCTGATGCAGCCAGTGAAGCTGCTGCTCGACGCCGGCCACCAGCTGACCTTCGCCACACCGCAGGGCAACGCGCCAACCGTGGACGCATCGTCGGTCGACAAGATGTACTTCGACGGTGACGAAGCCGCCCTCACGCTGCACAAGGCGCTGCTCGAGAAGCTGAAGCTCACCTCGCGCACGGACTCGCCGGTGATCAGCCTGTCGCGCGTGGCGCAGATCGGCTACGCCCGCTTCGACGCCGTCTATGTGCCGGGTGGCCATGCGCCCATGCAGGACCTGCTGACCAGCCCCGCGCTGGGCCGGTTGCTCGCGGACTTTCACGCGCGCAACAAGACCACGGCCCTCGTGTGCCACGGACCGATCGCGCTGCTCTCGACACTGCCCGATGCACAGGGCTTCACGAACCGGCTTGCGGCGGGCGGCACGGTCGCGCAACGCCCGGACTGGATCTACGCCGGCTACCGCATGACCGTCATCAGCAACCAGGAAGAGGAACTCGCCAAGACGGCACTGCAGGGCGGCACGATGAAGTTCTACCCGCAGACCGCGCTGCAACAGGCCGGCGGTGCCTACAGCAGCAACCAAATGCCCTTCACCGCGAACGTGGCGACGGACCGCGAGCTGATCACCGGCCAGAACCCCGCGTCGGCGATCGGTGTCGCCCACGAAATGCTCAAACGACTTCAGTAA
- a CDS encoding putative quinol monooxygenase, protein MSDLVIVALVQAKPGHEATLVRAQAALAPLARAQAGCISYELHESLAQPGRVVFFERWRDRASWELHMRGPHMDDFRATAGPLIGAFELLHLKQVA, encoded by the coding sequence ATGTCCGATCTCGTCATCGTCGCCCTCGTCCAGGCCAAGCCGGGCCATGAAGCCACGCTCGTGAGGGCGCAGGCTGCGCTCGCGCCGCTGGCACGCGCGCAGGCGGGCTGCATCAGCTACGAGCTGCACGAGTCGCTGGCGCAGCCCGGCCGCGTCGTGTTCTTCGAACGCTGGCGCGACCGCGCGTCCTGGGAACTCCACATGCGCGGCCCGCACATGGACGACTTCCGTGCCACCGCCGGCCCGCTGATCGGCGCCTTCGAGCTGCTGCACCTAAAGCAGGTCGCATGA
- a CDS encoding AlpA family transcriptional regulator, translating into MRSQTNHELSACTAAESTAQRAMLAVRLLQEALTLLCSDSTMPLAQTIKCAPDRLLRLPEVERLTGLRRSAIYEQMRRGFFPRSVKAGQRTAAWPESAVQSWIAERVNGRRP; encoded by the coding sequence ATGCGAAGCCAAACCAACCATGAATTGAGTGCGTGCACCGCCGCCGAGTCGACCGCTCAACGAGCCATGCTGGCGGTTCGTCTGCTGCAGGAGGCACTCACGCTTCTTTGCTCCGATTCAACGATGCCGCTGGCGCAGACGATCAAGTGCGCCCCCGACAGGCTTCTGAGATTGCCTGAAGTCGAGCGCCTCACCGGCCTGCGCAGATCAGCCATCTACGAACAAATGCGCAGGGGCTTCTTTCCGCGGTCGGTGAAAGCCGGACAGCGCACCGCAGCATGGCCAGAGAGCGCCGTGCAATCGTGGATCGCGGAGCGCGTGAACGGTCGCAGGCCTTGA
- the radC gene encoding DNA repair protein RadC, translating into MSHDLFSSLDSFVSVSSSSLLVRDVAGAYRPAEADEVLAAAQRVLASRVRGANVLTSPAVVKDFLRARLGALPHEIFAVVHLDTQHVVLDYVEMFRGTVTQTSVYPREVVKDALALNSSALLLVHCHPSGCAQVSLADEHLTRTLRQAAALVDVRVLDHLIVAGSMVLSMAERGLL; encoded by the coding sequence ATGTCGCACGATCTGTTCTCTTCCCTTGATTCCTTCGTTTCGGTTTCTTCGTCTTCGCTGCTGGTTCGCGATGTCGCGGGCGCGTACCGGCCGGCCGAAGCCGATGAAGTGCTGGCTGCGGCGCAGCGGGTGCTGGCGAGCCGGGTGCGCGGCGCCAACGTGCTGACGTCGCCGGCGGTGGTCAAGGACTTCCTGCGGGCGCGGCTCGGGGCCTTGCCTCATGAGATCTTCGCTGTGGTTCACCTGGATACACAGCATGTGGTCCTGGACTACGTCGAGATGTTCCGGGGCACGGTGACGCAGACCTCGGTCTATCCGCGCGAGGTGGTCAAGGATGCGCTGGCGCTCAACAGTTCCGCGCTCCTGCTGGTGCATTGCCACCCGAGCGGTTGTGCCCAGGTTTCGTTGGCCGACGAGCATCTGACGCGGACGCTCAGGCAGGCGGCCGCGCTGGTGGACGTGCGGGTGCTGGATCACCTGATCGTCGCGGGCAGCATGGTCCTGTCGATGGCCGAGCGAGGGCTTCTGTGA
- a CDS encoding glycerol dehydrogenase: MTTSPATASVGAPRLRVFGAPLRYIQGPGALDSVGAQAALTGRVALLVADRVVLQLVEDKVRASCEAAGVRLEVALFSGEVTPPEIDRLCAQVRALAPTAVIAAGGGKGIDIGKAVAHALGAEVVSVPTVASNDAPTSKIYVVYDDSHRLLAVEHMDRNPSAVIVDTELIARAPARLLLAGIGDAISKTFEVEQCQRAGGANIYGGAGTLAASALAALCYDMLRANAPAALRAVERQQPDAALENCVEAAVLLSGMCFENGGLSIAHAMTRGLTAVRGARDALHGLQVAYGLLVQLVLEERDLAFVQELVGFYRSIGLPTALADLGVTAPTEAEIQQIAELTMTAPHVRNFQRPLDAAQIAAAIHGIEAEQAIAAAG; encoded by the coding sequence ATGACCACATCCCCCGCCACCGCATCCGTCGGTGCTCCGCGTCTGCGCGTTTTCGGTGCGCCGCTGCGCTACATCCAGGGGCCGGGTGCGCTCGATTCGGTGGGTGCCCAAGCCGCGCTGACGGGCCGGGTCGCCCTGCTGGTGGCGGACCGCGTGGTGCTGCAACTGGTGGAGGACAAGGTGCGCGCCTCCTGCGAGGCTGCCGGCGTGCGGCTGGAGGTCGCGCTGTTCTCGGGCGAGGTGACGCCGCCCGAAATCGATCGCCTCTGCGCCCAGGTCCGGGCGCTCGCGCCTACCGCCGTCATCGCCGCGGGCGGCGGCAAGGGCATCGACATCGGCAAGGCCGTGGCCCATGCGCTGGGCGCCGAAGTCGTCAGCGTGCCGACGGTGGCCTCCAACGATGCGCCGACCAGCAAGATCTACGTGGTCTACGACGACTCGCACCGCCTGCTCGCGGTCGAGCACATGGACCGCAACCCCAGTGCGGTGATCGTCGACACCGAACTGATCGCGCGTGCGCCGGCGCGCCTGTTACTGGCGGGCATCGGCGACGCGATCTCGAAGACCTTCGAGGTCGAGCAATGCCAGCGCGCAGGCGGCGCCAACATCTACGGCGGCGCGGGCACATTGGCTGCGAGCGCGCTGGCGGCGCTGTGCTACGACATGTTGCGCGCGAACGCACCCGCCGCGCTGCGGGCGGTCGAGCGCCAGCAGCCGGATGCCGCACTGGAGAACTGCGTGGAGGCGGCGGTACTGCTGTCGGGCATGTGCTTCGAGAACGGTGGCCTGTCGATCGCCCATGCCATGACGCGCGGCCTGACTGCGGTGCGGGGTGCGCGAGATGCGCTGCACGGGCTGCAAGTGGCTTACGGCCTGCTGGTCCAACTGGTGCTGGAGGAGCGCGATCTGGCCTTCGTGCAGGAACTGGTCGGCTTCTACCGCAGCATCGGTCTGCCGACCGCGCTCGCGGACCTCGGCGTGACCGCGCCGACCGAGGCCGAGATCCAGCAGATCGCCGAACTCACCATGACCGCACCGCACGTGCGCAATTTCCAGCGCCCACTGGATGCGGCGCAGATCGCCGCCGCGATCCATGGCATCGAGGCAGAGCAGGCGATCGCGGCCGCGGGCTGA
- a CDS encoding type 1 glutamine amidotransferase domain-containing protein, with protein MTSTATTPSIRPVLMVLTSHGTKGATGGEPTGFYLGELTHPLAELEAAGIPFQLASIQGGEPPVDGLDLGDAVNAHYWNDNNFREALRHTQHLGDVDASKYSAIFFAGGHGAMWDFPTSPDVPRVTCEIYEAGGVVGAVCHGPAALVNVTLGNGAYLVTGKNLSAFTDDEERAVGLAQIVPFLLATTLTQRGAHHHPAPDWTAQVVVDGRLVTGQNPQSAAGVGAAMRELLLRQN; from the coding sequence ATGACTTCCACTGCCACCACGCCGTCGATCCGCCCCGTCCTGATGGTGCTCACCAGCCACGGCACCAAGGGCGCTACCGGCGGCGAGCCGACGGGCTTCTACCTCGGCGAACTGACTCACCCGCTGGCCGAACTCGAAGCGGCCGGCATTCCGTTCCAACTCGCGTCCATCCAGGGCGGCGAGCCGCCGGTCGATGGCCTGGACCTCGGCGATGCGGTCAATGCGCACTACTGGAACGACAACAACTTTCGCGAGGCCTTGCGCCACACGCAGCACTTGGGCGATGTCGACGCGTCGAAGTACAGCGCGATCTTCTTCGCCGGCGGACACGGCGCAATGTGGGACTTTCCGACGAGCCCCGACGTGCCGCGCGTGACCTGCGAGATCTACGAAGCGGGCGGCGTGGTCGGCGCGGTGTGCCACGGCCCCGCGGCGCTGGTCAACGTGACGCTTGGCAACGGCGCCTACCTGGTCACGGGCAAGAACCTCAGCGCCTTCACCGACGACGAAGAACGCGCCGTCGGGCTCGCGCAGATCGTGCCCTTCCTGCTCGCCACCACGCTCACGCAGCGCGGCGCGCACCACCACCCGGCGCCCGACTGGACGGCGCAGGTCGTGGTCGATGGGCGGCTCGTCACGGGGCAGAACCCGCAGTCGGCCGCGGGCGTTGGCGCAGCGATGCGCGAGCTGCTGTTGCGCCAGAACTGA
- a CDS encoding OST-HTH/LOTUS domain-containing protein: MALLASDTSERKVGLGVLGQYLKRTDPAFSPQTYGHSGLLNMVKTYDLLAPQQEQGGHWSVSLLPKAEGIAEADVPRA, encoded by the coding sequence GTGGCACTGCTCGCCAGCGACACCTCCGAACGCAAGGTCGGCCTGGGCGTCCTGGGCCAGTACCTCAAGCGCACCGACCCGGCCTTCTCGCCTCAGACCTATGGCCACTCGGGACTGTTGAACATGGTCAAGACCTATGACCTGTTGGCGCCTCAGCAGGAGCAAGGCGGCCATTGGTCGGTGAGCCTATTGCCCAAGGCCGAGGGCATCGCAGAAGCCGACGTGCCGCGCGCCTAG
- a CDS encoding LysR family transcriptional regulator translates to MTDKLDLNSLQLFYDVVNAQSITRAALELGMPKSTISRKLTQLEQNVGTILLKKGQRRLTTTEIGARFYEHCRRVVDEVAQASVDTLQLQTTMRGALRVSIPIDFGVSWIGKAIAEFVLAYPELELEVDVNSRAVNPREDPYDLTIQLGPLKDTELTYRRLATITRGVYASPEYLKRRSVPLSVDELHRHDCIITTQQRADGIWTLRNEATHRFANIEGKVVVNNISIAREMAIGHVGLSMLPNVMCANDLRSGRLQRVLKDWESPSMHATALVLGRKGMPSKIRAFLDFMSDRLSLDQQEAR, encoded by the coding sequence ATGACCGACAAACTCGATCTGAACTCGCTCCAACTGTTCTATGACGTGGTCAACGCGCAGAGCATCACGCGCGCGGCGCTTGAACTCGGAATGCCCAAGTCGACCATCAGCCGCAAGCTCACGCAGCTCGAGCAGAACGTGGGCACGATCCTGCTGAAGAAGGGACAGCGCCGCCTGACGACGACGGAAATCGGCGCTCGGTTCTATGAGCATTGCCGACGCGTCGTGGACGAGGTGGCCCAAGCGAGCGTCGATACCCTGCAGCTGCAAACGACCATGCGCGGCGCGCTGCGGGTCAGCATCCCCATCGACTTCGGGGTGTCGTGGATCGGCAAGGCCATTGCCGAGTTCGTGCTGGCATACCCCGAGCTTGAGCTGGAGGTCGATGTGAACAGCCGGGCCGTGAATCCCCGGGAAGACCCCTACGACCTGACGATCCAACTGGGGCCACTCAAGGACACCGAGCTGACCTATCGCCGACTAGCCACGATCACGCGTGGGGTGTACGCGAGCCCCGAGTACCTCAAACGCCGCAGCGTGCCGCTATCGGTGGACGAACTGCACAGGCACGACTGCATCATCACGACGCAGCAGCGCGCGGACGGCATCTGGACCCTGCGCAACGAGGCCACGCACCGGTTTGCGAATATTGAGGGCAAGGTCGTTGTCAACAATATCTCGATTGCGCGGGAGATGGCGATCGGCCACGTGGGGCTGAGCATGCTGCCGAACGTGATGTGTGCGAACGACCTGCGATCGGGGCGGCTGCAGCGAGTACTGAAGGATTGGGAGAGCCCTTCGATGCATGCCACCGCATTGGTGCTCGGCCGCAAGGGCATGCCCAGCAAGATCCGCGCTTTTCTGGACTTCATGTCCGATCGGCTCAGCTTGGACCAGCAAGAAGCCCGGTGA
- a CDS encoding thioesterase family protein, whose product MSALASPEEASAEAPPPWDWSLRVQVRWSDLDALGHVHHLAYLRWCEDARNEHAVAVGLPAPGSGACSQVILRLDVHYLRPAPRDAELHMRMRVLRLGRTSAEVLCRLEDPAQAQALFEARVTTVICDDHTHRPVPWPDAVRQRIAAVSPPAVTPKH is encoded by the coding sequence ATGTCTGCATTGGCGTCGCCTGAAGAAGCTTCGGCGGAGGCTCCACCCCCCTGGGACTGGAGCCTGCGCGTGCAGGTGCGCTGGAGCGACCTCGATGCGCTGGGCCACGTCCATCACCTGGCCTACCTGCGCTGGTGCGAGGACGCGCGCAACGAGCATGCGGTGGCCGTCGGGCTGCCCGCGCCGGGCAGCGGCGCCTGCTCGCAGGTCATCCTGCGCCTCGACGTGCACTACCTGCGCCCGGCGCCGCGCGACGCCGAACTGCACATGCGCATGCGGGTGCTGCGACTGGGCCGCACCAGTGCCGAGGTGCTCTGCAGGCTCGAGGACCCGGCGCAAGCGCAGGCGCTGTTCGAGGCCCGCGTGACAACGGTGATCTGCGACGACCACACGCACCGCCCGGTGCCCTGGCCCGACGCGGTGCGGCAGCGCATCGCGGCGGTCTCGCCGCCGGCCGTCACGCCGAAGCACTAA